In Xylanibacter ruminicola 23, a single genomic region encodes these proteins:
- a CDS encoding smalltalk protein, translating into MTKKETLKFIVQMIASIATAIVTALGATSCMGL; encoded by the coding sequence ATGACAAAGAAAGAGACATTGAAGTTCATCGTACAGATGATTGCCAGTATCGCAACTGCGATTGTAACTGCCCTTGGTGCCACGAGCTGCATGGGCCTATAA
- a CDS encoding GH36-type glycosyl hydrolase domain-containing protein produces the protein MEQQKRYGHFDDQHREYVITDPQTPWPWINYLGNEDFFSLISNTAGGYSFYKDAKFRRITRYRYNNVPMDNGGRYFYIKDGDTVWNPGWKPCKTPLDFYECRHGMSYTRVTGRKNGVEASVLFFVPLKKWAEVQKLTLTNQSNEVKNLKLFSFEEWCLWNAATDMENFQRNFSTGEVEIEGSTIYHKTEYRERRNHYAFYHVNTPIQGFDTDRETFVGLYNEFADPQVVIEGKPRNSHAHGWSPIASHYIEVTLQPGESKDFVFLLGYIENEQDKKFSAPQVINKDKAHALIAELDTTEKVDKAFAELCEYWDALLNIYNVRTGNDKLDRMVNIWNQYQCMVTFNFSRSASFFESGIGRGMGFRDSNQDLVGFVHQIPSRARQRIIDIASTQFPDGGCYHQYQPLTKRGNNDIGGGFNDDPCWLIFGTVAYIKETGDFSILDEMVPFDNQPGSEVTLFEHLKISMDHVINNLGPHMLPLIGRADWNDCLNLNCFSWDPNESFQTTENVSEGTKAESLMIAGLFVVTGKDYVALCQKLGKTQEAERMQKAIDAMIEAVKKHGWDGEWYLRAYDFYGNKIGSNECDEAKIFIESQGWCTMAEIGAQEGMVAKSLDSCKKYLECEHGMVLNNPAFTKYIYEYGEISSYPEGYKENAGIFCHNNPWVIIGECLAGRGNDAWSHYAKILPSYVEEKYQTLHKVEPYVNCQMVAGKDAFKPGEGKNSWLTGTAAWMWYTVSEFILGIKPDYDGIRIDPCLPQTATDYTVQRKFRDAEYEITIHPNGAQKGVKAITLDGQPVDGTVIPYSAGKHVVEVTM, from the coding sequence ATGGAACAACAGAAACGCTACGGTCATTTCGACGACCAGCACCGCGAGTACGTGATTACCGACCCGCAGACTCCTTGGCCCTGGATTAACTATCTGGGCAACGAGGATTTTTTCTCTTTAATTTCTAATACCGCCGGTGGTTACTCATTCTACAAGGATGCCAAGTTCCGCCGTATCACTCGTTATCGTTACAATAATGTACCAATGGACAATGGTGGCCGATACTTTTATATCAAGGATGGCGACACCGTTTGGAACCCAGGATGGAAGCCCTGCAAAACTCCACTCGATTTCTACGAGTGCCGTCATGGTATGAGCTACACCCGTGTCACTGGTCGTAAAAACGGCGTCGAGGCCAGCGTGCTGTTCTTCGTTCCCCTCAAAAAATGGGCCGAGGTACAGAAGCTCACACTCACCAACCAGAGCAACGAGGTTAAGAACCTCAAATTATTCTCGTTCGAGGAGTGGTGCCTGTGGAATGCTGCTACCGATATGGAGAATTTCCAGCGCAACTTCTCTACTGGCGAAGTCGAGATCGAGGGTAGCACCATCTATCACAAGACCGAGTACCGTGAGCGTCGCAACCATTATGCGTTCTACCATGTAAACACCCCTATCCAGGGCTTTGATACCGATCGTGAAACCTTCGTAGGTCTCTATAACGAGTTTGCCGATCCCCAGGTAGTGATCGAGGGCAAGCCCCGCAACAGCCACGCCCATGGTTGGAGCCCCATCGCCTCGCATTACATCGAGGTAACCCTGCAGCCAGGCGAAAGCAAGGATTTCGTGTTCCTGCTGGGTTACATCGAGAACGAACAGGACAAGAAATTTTCTGCCCCTCAGGTCATCAACAAGGACAAGGCGCATGCGCTCATTGCCGAGCTCGACACCACCGAGAAGGTGGATAAGGCCTTCGCCGAGTTGTGCGAGTATTGGGATGCCCTCCTTAATATATATAATGTACGTACAGGCAACGATAAGCTCGACCGCATGGTTAACATCTGGAACCAGTACCAGTGCATGGTAACCTTCAACTTCTCTCGTTCGGCTTCGTTCTTCGAGAGTGGTATCGGCCGTGGCATGGGCTTCCGCGATTCTAACCAGGACCTCGTAGGCTTTGTACACCAGATTCCATCACGCGCCCGTCAGCGCATCATCGATATTGCCTCAACCCAGTTCCCCGATGGCGGCTGCTATCACCAGTATCAGCCCCTCACCAAGCGCGGTAACAACGATATCGGCGGTGGATTCAACGACGATCCCTGCTGGCTCATCTTCGGTACCGTGGCTTACATCAAGGAAACAGGCGACTTCTCAATCCTCGACGAGATGGTACCATTCGACAATCAGCCAGGCTCTGAGGTAACCCTCTTCGAGCACCTCAAGATTTCGATGGATCACGTTATCAACAACCTCGGTCCTCACATGCTGCCACTCATCGGCCGTGCCGATTGGAACGACTGCTTGAACCTCAACTGCTTCTCATGGGATCCAAACGAGAGCTTCCAGACCACCGAGAACGTATCCGAGGGCACCAAGGCCGAGAGCCTCATGATTGCCGGCCTGTTCGTAGTAACAGGTAAGGATTACGTTGCCCTGTGCCAGAAACTGGGTAAGACCCAGGAGGCCGAGCGCATGCAGAAGGCTATCGACGCTATGATCGAGGCTGTGAAGAAGCACGGCTGGGATGGCGAGTGGTATCTGCGTGCTTACGATTTCTATGGTAACAAGATTGGTAGCAACGAGTGCGACGAGGCTAAGATCTTCATCGAGAGCCAGGGCTGGTGTACCATGGCCGAGATTGGCGCTCAGGAAGGTATGGTTGCCAAGAGTCTCGACTCTTGTAAGAAATACCTCGAGTGCGAGCACGGTATGGTGCTTAACAACCCCGCCTTCACCAAGTATATCTACGAGTACGGCGAAATCTCATCATACCCCGAGGGCTACAAGGAGAATGCTGGTATCTTCTGCCACAACAATCCTTGGGTCATCATCGGCGAGTGCTTGGCAGGCCGCGGTAACGATGCCTGGAGCCACTACGCAAAGATTCTCCCCTCATACGTCGAGGAGAAGTACCAGACCCTGCACAAGGTTGAGCCATACGTTAACTGCCAGATGGTAGCCGGTAAGGATGCCTTTAAGCCAGGCGAGGGTAAGAACTCATGGCTCACAGGTACTGCAGCTTGGATGTGGTACACCGTATCAGAGTTCATCCTGGGTATCAAGCCCGACTACGATGGTATCCGCATCGATCCCTGTCTGCCACAGACAGCAACCGACTACACCGTACAGCGTAAGTTCCGCGATGCCGAGTACGAGATTACCATCCATCCAAACGGCGCCCAGAAGGGTGTTAAAGCCATCACCCTCGATGGCCAGCCCGTTGATGGCACCGTTATCCCCTACTCTGCTGGCAAGCACGTAGTCGAGGTTACTATGTAA
- a CDS encoding BT4734/BF3469 family protein, whose translation MSFCYQKNFSNPTLPVDEAQFYALVRAGKWNENIDKFRETGDASLKRKLPAFIFQATFDATTSKAGKTGAWRKQAATLLTGLVVMDIDHVEDPKGVFDKWGLGTDEHGFINKDAARRILLVYITPSGKGLKVVFKADAAVGNLIDNQHRMAEILGVEVDESCKDASRMSFICKESDILYIDKELFTYENKEFAEKYNAEYRAGHSGVTQTDTVAHQDGQQAAEQSGDVDNHEVEIKWRDYDIQCIIDKRYSAKLPCAADSNRHNESLKLASDLLVLFDGDRKLVQRILERQSWVQEIIEERDENVAQTVASAAERMADREKKYLTQCPSKAMQEAISQACGQTWKQITQGETTDTATIGEEEIEQWLWDWGEKIEALFPYYPALQDACKGLKRNQYPAALIVSGALMMTLMTRCTYRFYHRPSKLRRLNASALIIGDPASGKSFATRLYEFLAAPIVAADKAGKDTINRYREEMKTKGANKEKPKKPKVVVRVHPSRTSNAQFIQDMVNAVENVDGTDMQLHMLTFDTELDNTLSVQKGGSWIDKQNLELKAFHNEEDGQAYSNMDSIMQDFNVTWNYVYTGTPIALKKKVNEQNFGSGLATRLTCIPLPSTHFEMMDLDEEVDEDSDNRLLEWAKKLDKTKGELSIKRIVRTMYDWTARRMADAKDNESKADEMLLKRCAYHGINYSAPFIVMRHWGDLHQEGDYWCGEFETDEIDDQLAELIVNIQFACQRHYFGSLAEKYFDDKLRDASTNRRHHQRTIEEYNRLAEEFTIDDVANNFHININAARMRVKRLLKDGAVEKCGEYTENGTCKHRYRKKAVLVF comes from the coding sequence ATGAGTTTTTGTTATCAGAAGAATTTCAGTAATCCTACTTTGCCCGTTGACGAAGCGCAGTTTTATGCGCTCGTCAGGGCAGGGAAATGGAACGAAAACATTGATAAGTTCAGAGAAACGGGCGATGCCAGTCTAAAGCGTAAACTGCCTGCGTTTATCTTCCAGGCTACGTTTGATGCAACAACATCGAAGGCTGGTAAAACAGGTGCCTGGCGCAAACAGGCTGCCACCCTGTTAACGGGACTTGTGGTAATGGATATCGATCACGTGGAAGACCCCAAAGGGGTGTTCGACAAATGGGGATTAGGCACGGATGAACACGGCTTTATAAATAAAGACGCGGCTAGGAGAATACTTTTGGTGTATATCACACCCAGCGGTAAGGGATTGAAAGTTGTGTTTAAGGCTGATGCTGCGGTAGGTAATCTCATCGACAACCAGCACCGGATGGCTGAAATCCTGGGTGTTGAGGTTGACGAAAGTTGCAAGGACGCATCACGCATGTCGTTCATCTGCAAGGAATCGGATATATTATACATTGATAAAGAACTGTTTACGTATGAGAACAAAGAATTTGCCGAGAAATACAATGCTGAGTATAGGGCTGGTCACAGTGGTGTTACTCAAACTGATACTGTGGCCCACCAAGATGGCCAGCAAGCAGCTGAGCAGAGTGGGGACGTGGATAATCATGAAGTGGAAATAAAGTGGAGGGATTATGATATACAGTGTATTATTGATAAGCGCTATAGCGCAAAGCTGCCCTGTGCAGCCGACAGCAACCGACACAACGAAAGTCTTAAACTGGCAAGCGACCTGCTGGTGCTGTTTGATGGCGACCGAAAGCTGGTGCAGCGGATACTTGAACGACAATCGTGGGTGCAGGAGATTATCGAGGAGCGCGACGAGAATGTGGCACAGACGGTGGCATCGGCAGCAGAACGCATGGCGGATCGCGAAAAGAAGTACCTTACCCAATGCCCTTCAAAGGCTATGCAAGAGGCAATTAGCCAAGCGTGCGGCCAAACATGGAAACAGATTACGCAGGGCGAAACGACAGACACCGCCACCATAGGTGAGGAAGAGATTGAGCAGTGGCTGTGGGATTGGGGTGAGAAGATAGAGGCGCTGTTCCCTTATTATCCTGCGCTGCAGGATGCCTGCAAGGGTCTTAAGCGCAATCAGTACCCTGCGGCCTTGATAGTATCTGGAGCCCTGATGATGACGTTGATGACACGCTGCACGTATCGCTTTTATCATCGCCCCTCGAAGCTGCGCCGCCTGAATGCCTCGGCATTGATTATCGGCGATCCTGCCAGTGGTAAGAGTTTCGCTACCCGCCTGTACGAGTTCCTGGCAGCCCCCATCGTGGCAGCTGATAAAGCAGGTAAGGACACCATCAACCGCTATCGCGAGGAGATGAAAACCAAGGGGGCTAACAAGGAGAAGCCTAAGAAACCTAAGGTAGTGGTACGTGTTCACCCCTCGCGAACCAGTAACGCCCAGTTTATCCAAGACATGGTGAATGCTGTGGAGAATGTTGATGGCACGGATATGCAGCTGCACATGTTGACGTTTGATACCGAGCTGGATAATACCCTGAGTGTACAGAAGGGTGGCAGCTGGATTGACAAGCAGAACCTGGAGCTGAAAGCTTTCCACAACGAGGAGGATGGTCAGGCGTACTCGAACATGGATTCTATCATGCAGGATTTTAACGTGACGTGGAACTACGTTTATACCGGCACGCCCATCGCCTTGAAAAAGAAGGTGAACGAACAGAACTTCGGTTCTGGATTGGCAACCCGATTAACCTGCATCCCTCTGCCCAGCACGCACTTTGAAATGATGGACCTTGATGAAGAAGTGGATGAGGACAGCGACAACCGCCTACTGGAATGGGCCAAGAAGTTGGATAAGACCAAGGGCGAACTATCCATTAAACGCATTGTTCGAACGATGTACGACTGGACGGCACGTCGCATGGCCGATGCCAAGGACAATGAGAGCAAGGCCGATGAGATGCTGTTGAAACGTTGTGCCTACCATGGCATTAACTACTCGGCACCCTTTATCGTGATGCGCCACTGGGGCGACTTGCACCAAGAGGGTGACTACTGGTGCGGTGAGTTTGAGACAGACGAGATTGACGACCAGTTGGCTGAGTTAATCGTAAACATCCAGTTTGCCTGTCAGCGCCACTACTTCGGATCATTAGCTGAGAAGTATTTCGACGACAAGTTGCGTGATGCATCAACCAATCGTCGCCATCATCAGCGAACCATCGAGGAGTACAATCGACTGGCTGAAGAGTTTACGATTGATGATGTAGCGAACAATTTCCACATAAATATCAATGCAGCTCGTATGCGCGTTAAGCGCTTACTGAAAGATGGTGCTGTAGAGAAGTGTGGTGAATATACTGAGAATGGCACATGCAAACATCGTTATAGAAAAAAGGCCGTGCTGGTATTCTAA
- a CDS encoding YcbK family protein, translating into MEQIVQLNSKANLSQHFTLGEFTRSKYPEVYNIPSHEAIANLKRLCEWLEVLREKASHPIIINSGYRSPQFNRKVGGAPTSNHITGCAVDIRTSGYEQAICYAAIIIDYAKESNQDYDELLIEKNRYGAVWLHFAVRPKDNRRKVAFIIV; encoded by the coding sequence ATGGAACAGATAGTACAGTTAAACAGTAAAGCAAACCTCTCCCAGCACTTCACGCTGGGGGAGTTCACCAGGAGCAAGTATCCTGAGGTGTATAACATCCCTAGCCATGAGGCTATCGCTAACCTTAAGCGATTGTGTGAGTGGTTGGAAGTATTGAGGGAGAAAGCCTCACATCCTATTATCATCAACTCAGGTTATCGATCACCGCAGTTCAATCGTAAGGTTGGTGGAGCTCCCACCAGTAATCACATAACAGGCTGTGCGGTAGATATTCGCACATCTGGGTATGAACAGGCCATCTGCTATGCGGCCATCATTATCGATTATGCTAAAGAGAGTAATCAGGACTATGATGAGCTGCTAATAGAGAAGAACCGTTATGGTGCCGTGTGGTTGCACTTTGCAGTGAGACCGAAAGATAATCGACGTAAGGTTGCATTTATTATTGTTTAA
- a CDS encoding RNA-binding domain-containing protein: MTTEEIRALLNDIESDRVERTISTTNTDKFGQAICAFANDLPDHRLPGYLFLGVKDDGTVTDLNVTDELLKNIAAIRTDGNIQPQPSMTVEKVSMDEGDIVMVRVEPSVFPPVRYKGRIWIRIGPRKGVANEDDESILMEKRRTNVTSFDASPCINATIDDLDLQKFKHYYLPKAMTDDEIEEDRKEGRTVKEQMASFGFFDTKYDCPTNAGMLFFAKNLRRFIPGAYIQYVRFAGKDRAGDIMTEHEFKSNLCTTLEELDTFVETTIANRRPIPVSPTREDPFVDYPYWATRELLMNAICHRDYTSNGPIQFYQYDDRIEIMNHGGLYGKANEQNFPKVNDYRNIIVAEGMKVLGFVNRHSRGVQRVQRELMANENGEAEYDFSYQTAVMVKEMKSPLGERALQEAIARGFVTENGEKRSDLTISEDKNGHKNGHKNGHEGDRKTSQKTPKMKVSKFPAPIVEQVYKSLRLNRKAKYSWLQDNLGVSEATIKRAISDLKELGYINKEHSKIKGEWQLLK; the protein is encoded by the coding sequence ATGACAACTGAAGAGATAAGAGCTTTGCTCAATGATATTGAGAGTGATAGAGTTGAACGAACAATTTCGACTACTAACACTGATAAGTTTGGACAGGCAATCTGTGCATTTGCTAATGATTTGCCTGACCATCGTTTGCCCGGATATCTTTTCCTTGGCGTAAAGGATGATGGAACTGTAACAGACCTTAACGTAACGGATGAACTATTGAAGAATATTGCTGCTATACGTACTGATGGCAATATTCAACCGCAACCATCAATGACTGTTGAGAAAGTATCGATGGACGAAGGTGATATTGTTATGGTAAGGGTAGAACCATCAGTGTTTCCTCCTGTCAGGTATAAGGGGCGAATATGGATTCGCATTGGTCCACGTAAGGGTGTGGCTAACGAAGATGATGAAAGCATCCTGATGGAGAAACGTCGCACAAATGTTACTTCATTTGACGCTTCACCCTGCATCAATGCGACCATCGACGATTTGGATTTGCAGAAGTTTAAGCATTACTATCTGCCCAAAGCAATGACGGATGACGAAATAGAGGAAGATCGCAAGGAAGGACGAACTGTGAAAGAGCAGATGGCTTCGTTCGGTTTCTTTGATACAAAATATGATTGCCCTACGAATGCGGGTATGCTTTTCTTTGCCAAGAATCTGCGAAGGTTTATCCCTGGGGCATATATCCAGTATGTGCGCTTTGCAGGTAAAGATCGTGCGGGCGATATTATGACGGAGCATGAGTTTAAAAGCAATTTGTGTACAACCTTGGAAGAGTTGGATACTTTTGTGGAGACAACTATTGCCAATCGTCGTCCGATACCAGTAAGCCCCACCCGTGAAGATCCTTTTGTAGATTATCCTTACTGGGCAACTCGTGAGCTGTTGATGAATGCTATATGTCATCGCGACTATACCAGTAATGGTCCAATACAGTTCTACCAGTATGATGACCGCATCGAAATTATGAATCATGGTGGACTGTATGGAAAAGCAAACGAACAGAATTTTCCAAAGGTTAATGATTATCGCAATATCATTGTGGCCGAAGGCATGAAGGTGCTAGGCTTTGTGAATCGTCATAGCCGAGGAGTGCAGAGGGTACAAAGGGAACTTATGGCTAATGAGAATGGCGAGGCTGAGTATGACTTTAGTTACCAGACGGCTGTGATGGTGAAAGAAATGAAGTCACCTCTCGGTGAGCGGGCCTTGCAGGAAGCAATAGCTCGAGGTTTTGTGACGGAAAATGGAGAAAAACGGTCAGATTTGACCATTTCTGAAGATAAAAATGGTCACAAAAATGGTCACAAAAATGGTCATGAGGGTGACCGGAAAACATCACAAAAAACACCTAAAATGAAGGTTTCTAAGTTCCCAGCTCCTATTGTAGAGCAGGTGTACAAGTCCCTTAGGTTAAATCGTAAGGCAAAATACTCGTGGCTTCAGGATAATCTTGGAGTTAGTGAGGCAACAATAAAACGTGCCATTAGCGATTTGAAGGAACTAGGATACATCAACAAGGAACACTCGAAAATTAAGGGCGAGTGGCAACTACTAAAATAG
- the ftsZ gene encoding cell division protein FtsZ: MGDTLPFFENEIKDTMQGIIKVVGVGGGGCNAVRNMCNEGVVGVSFAACNTDSQSLKGSPVPVKVLMGEGLGAGGDPEIGKAEAEKSLDSLKKILSDGTKMVFITASMGGGTGTGSAPVVAQVAKELNLLTVGVVTIPFYFEKKQKIVKALKGVDELRKYVDAILIINNERLCDVYSDSDISLKEAFGRADNILKDAVKGISELITVHSEGSINLDFRDVEATMKNGGGAIMAMGRASGDHRVEKAILDALNSPLLYGNDIGKAKRILFNIYASEEHPIFVREMQEIDDFFDQLDPNISVIWGTSTDDTLGEDAKVTILATGLEDDMRKEVKSNVHRTDDDFYEELIPMLYKPAKKPTPAKVLVQELPFEVEPAPEPEPAVEEPKVEEESELEPVKEQVITESPTVSRWKTWLNNIMKDVTE, encoded by the coding sequence ATGGGTGATACTTTACCATTTTTTGAGAACGAGATTAAAGATACGATGCAAGGCATCATCAAAGTTGTAGGCGTTGGCGGAGGTGGCTGCAACGCTGTACGTAATATGTGCAACGAGGGCGTGGTGGGTGTTTCTTTTGCGGCCTGCAACACGGATAGTCAGTCGTTGAAAGGCTCGCCTGTTCCAGTAAAAGTCCTGATGGGTGAAGGCTTGGGAGCTGGCGGTGATCCTGAAATCGGCAAAGCTGAGGCTGAAAAGAGCTTGGACTCTCTTAAGAAGATTCTAAGCGATGGTACTAAGATGGTGTTTATCACTGCCAGTATGGGTGGTGGTACAGGCACAGGCTCTGCGCCTGTTGTTGCCCAGGTGGCAAAAGAGTTGAATTTGCTTACTGTTGGTGTGGTGACGATTCCTTTCTATTTTGAGAAAAAACAGAAGATTGTCAAGGCCTTGAAGGGCGTGGATGAATTGAGGAAATATGTGGATGCTATCTTGATTATCAATAATGAACGTCTGTGTGATGTCTATTCTGATTCTGACATCTCGCTGAAAGAGGCATTTGGTAGGGCTGACAATATTTTGAAGGATGCCGTAAAAGGTATCTCGGAGTTAATCACAGTGCATAGTGAGGGCTCTATCAATCTTGACTTCCGTGATGTGGAAGCTACGATGAAGAATGGAGGAGGAGCTATCATGGCAATGGGACGTGCTAGTGGTGATCATCGTGTGGAAAAAGCGATTCTTGATGCACTGAATTCCCCTTTGCTTTATGGCAATGACATTGGCAAGGCCAAACGTATCCTATTTAATATCTATGCCAGTGAGGAGCATCCCATCTTCGTGAGGGAGATGCAGGAGATTGATGACTTCTTTGATCAGCTGGATCCTAATATCAGCGTTATCTGGGGTACTTCAACGGATGATACCCTGGGTGAAGATGCCAAGGTGACGATTCTAGCTACTGGATTGGAGGATGATATGCGCAAGGAGGTGAAATCGAATGTACATCGTACTGATGATGATTTCTATGAGGAATTGATTCCAATGCTATATAAGCCTGCAAAAAAGCCAACGCCAGCGAAAGTTCTTGTTCAGGAATTACCTTTTGAGGTAGAACCTGCCCCTGAGCCAGAACCAGCTGTGGAGGAGCCAAAAGTGGAGGAAGAATCTGAGCTAGAACCTGTGAAAGAACAGGTGATAACAGAGTCGCCTACGGTTAGTAGATGGAAAACGTGGTTGAATAACATTATGAAGGATGTGACAGAATGA
- a CDS encoding serine protease yields the protein MNYLINQCIYPIMDGIDDVGQGFLADGYFITAAHIIKDCPKCFVKIGGITYKPIEFTPVFQGERDIWNDETQHDVIMYKFNKVPSPLHLSARKVTFEDTLRSYCMSVRYDDKSNLYYNELSVEEVILKNQGTENYLWCEANRFEGSSGSPLLIDNEVVGIMHSGNNNGICTFLKVRSFILPPEPRKYKLFDKPSEPWTPEYFNKKAEEQINDAFE from the coding sequence ATGAACTATTTAATAAATCAGTGTATTTATCCAATTATGGATGGGATTGATGATGTAGGACAGGGCTTTTTGGCTGATGGTTATTTTATAACAGCAGCACATATTATTAAGGACTGTCCTAAGTGTTTTGTCAAAATTGGAGGTATTACATATAAGCCTATTGAATTTACTCCAGTATTTCAAGGAGAAAGGGATATTTGGAATGATGAGACTCAGCATGATGTTATTATGTATAAGTTTAATAAGGTTCCAAGTCCTTTGCATTTATCTGCAAGAAAGGTAACATTTGAAGACACTTTAAGAAGCTATTGTATGTCTGTCAGATATGATGATAAGAGTAACCTTTACTACAATGAACTGTCTGTAGAAGAAGTTATACTAAAGAATCAAGGTACAGAAAACTATCTATGGTGTGAAGCTAATAGGTTTGAAGGTAGTAGTGGCAGTCCTTTACTTATAGATAATGAAGTTGTAGGTATTATGCATAGTGGAAATAATAATGGTATATGTACATTTCTTAAGGTTAGATCCTTCATACTACCACCAGAACCTAGAAAATATAAACTCTTTGATAAACCTAGTGAGCCTTGGACTCCAGAATATTTCAACAAGAAGGCAGAAGAACAAATTAATGATGCATTTGAATAG
- a CDS encoding radical SAM protein — protein MGTDGHGITTLVAFNGCPLRCRYCLNPECLNTSKKVRRLLPEEVMDELRKDEMFYLATKGGVTFGGGEPLLNSQYIKDILELGARS, from the coding sequence ATGGGTACTGATGGGCATGGTATAACAACATTGGTTGCCTTTAATGGCTGTCCTCTTAGATGTAGATATTGTCTAAATCCTGAATGCCTAAATACGAGTAAGAAAGTAAGACGTTTGCTTCCAGAAGAAGTAATGGACGAATTAAGAAAAGACGAAATGTTTTATTTAGCTACTAAAGGCGGAGTGACCTTTGGTGGTGGAGAACCTTTGCTGAATAGCCAATATATTAAGGATATTCTAGAATTGGGTGCCAGGAGTTGA
- a CDS encoding vancomycin high temperature exclusion protein, translating into MGKREIKFIIVAVVAIMITCLALMLICNQIVVNNAEGKVFSNIDSIKYNKVGLLLGTTPQARITRISNQFFTYRIDAAEQLYKAGKIEQILISGDENSLDGVNEPECMRDSLVARGVPSSAIILDGKGYRTINSIVDANKVFGLKSFTIISQEFHNERAIYQAEHLGLDVENIQAYNAEMPKARRAFLTTIREYFARVKLFIDLCFTDSNDLSPQNSRKLVKWKSVPCHRIPKEFADSLKVDRYSKDSILVVYRQPVNGYKVKAIAKLAVSDDDIISADFTFTKGGQSFKLHTQCFGDTAFCKGRLDFQFENPKLFKKYKNKTIKANYHYYKDEDQLMPMYTPFFFMDLDFDGKEELVIVHKSMAVRYHDGYDVYRIVEGRPVLIDYPPYNDNKDGWGFGMTDYPEFDFKKKTISCPYPEGELKWAGRTIYGVSKKHKDTVVVNGKKHLFNHMEVIKEIKFDE; encoded by the coding sequence ATGGGGAAGAGGGAGATAAAGTTTATCATAGTTGCCGTTGTAGCTATAATGATAACTTGCCTGGCATTAATGCTGATATGCAATCAGATCGTTGTGAACAATGCAGAGGGTAAGGTGTTCTCTAACATCGATAGCATCAAGTATAATAAGGTGGGACTATTGTTGGGTACCACTCCGCAGGCTCGCATAACAAGAATTTCAAACCAGTTCTTTACCTATCGTATTGATGCAGCTGAGCAGCTGTACAAGGCAGGGAAGATTGAGCAGATATTGATTAGTGGCGATGAGAATAGTCTTGATGGTGTCAATGAGCCTGAATGTATGAGGGATTCGTTGGTTGCGAGGGGGGTGCCATCGAGTGCAATAATCTTGGATGGTAAGGGGTATAGGACAATAAACTCTATTGTTGATGCTAACAAGGTGTTTGGTTTGAAGAGTTTTACGATAATATCTCAGGAGTTCCATAATGAGCGAGCCATTTACCAGGCAGAGCATCTTGGGCTGGATGTGGAGAACATTCAGGCATATAATGCAGAAATGCCAAAAGCAAGACGGGCGTTTCTTACCACAATCCGCGAGTATTTTGCAAGGGTTAAGTTGTTCATCGATTTGTGTTTTACAGATAGCAATGATCTCAGTCCACAAAACTCAAGGAAACTTGTAAAATGGAAGTCTGTACCTTGTCATCGAATTCCAAAAGAGTTTGCAGATAGTTTGAAAGTAGATAGATACAGCAAGGATAGTATCCTCGTTGTCTATAGACAGCCGGTTAATGGATATAAAGTGAAAGCTATTGCCAAGTTGGCTGTATCTGATGATGATATTATCTCTGCAGATTTTACTTTTACGAAAGGCGGACAATCATTTAAGCTCCATACACAATGCTTTGGAGATACAGCGTTCTGTAAAGGTAGGCTGGACTTCCAATTTGAGAATCCAAAGTTATTCAAAAAGTATAAGAACAAGACTATAAAGGCTAATTATCATTATTATAAAGATGAAGATCAGTTGATGCCGATGTATACACCATTCTTCTTTATGGACTTGGATTTCGACGGAAAAGAGGAATTGGTTATAGTGCACAAGTCTATGGCTGTTAGATATCACGATGGTTACGATGTGTATCGTATTGTAGAAGGACGTCCTGTGCTCATAGACTATCCTCCATATAATGATAATAAGGATGGCTGGGGATTTGGTATGACCGACTACCCTGAGTTTGATTTTAAGAAGAAAACAATATCATGCCCATATCCTGAAGGTGAACTAAAGTGGGCTGGCCGTACCATCTATGGCGTCAGTAAAAAGCATAAAGATACAGTGGTGGTGAATGGTAAGAAACATCTATTTAACCATATGGAAGTGATTAAGGAGATAAAGTTTGATGAATGA